Genomic window (Streptomyces sp. LX-29):
AGCACCTGCTGCTCGGCGGGGTCGGGGGCCGGGATCGGATCGGGCTCCGGCAGCTCGTCGCAGACGAACTCCTCGACCTTGCGCTTGCGCCACTGGGAGGTGCGGGTGTTCACCAGCGCGCGACGGACGTAGCCGTCCAGCGCGTGGTGGTCCTCTATGCGCTCCCACGCCAGGTAGGTCTTCGTCAGCGCGGTCTGCAGCAGGTCCTCGGCGTCGCAGGGGTTGGCGGTGAGGGCGCGGGCGGTACGCAGCAGAACCGGCCCTCGTGCCCGGACGTACGAGGAGAACGACGGGAACACGACGGTCGATGCGCTGGGGCACACTGGCGTG
Coding sequences:
- a CDS encoding SigE family RNA polymerase sigma factor; translation: MTTPVCPSASTVVFPSFSSYVRARGPVLLRTARALTANPCDAEDLLQTALTKTYLAWERIEDHHALDGYVRRALVNTRTSQWRKRKVEEFVCDELPEPDPIPAPDPAEQQVLRDAMWRAVLRLPARQRAMVVLRYYEDLSEAQTAEVLGVSVGTVKSAVSRALGKLREDPELNPELQPGRGAEQLRAA